GTGTTTGAAGTAATAGCCACCAAGCATAAAAATAAAATTAACCACGGCAATGTTCCAAACGATTTTTTTGTAATTTCTAGATTTATCTAAGAAATGAAACGCGATAAAAAGGAAGAGCAAGAGGCAAGTATAAATGGCTGGATACATTTTAAAAGCTGCTAAAAAATCACCTTGAAAAAGTAAGAATAGAGAGCGCTGAAATCCGCACCCCAAACAGTCATAACCAAAGAAGGTTTTGAATAGGCAAGGGATCATGTATTTCTCTAAGCTCATGGTGAATCTTTTTTGCAATTTTACTAAAAAAATATGAGAAACGTTTGGAGTGGTATAGAACTAGTACTTGAAAGTTTTATACTTTTGAAATCTTAAAATAAAGAAAGGATGAAAACTTTTAAAATTATAATAATGATTCTTGCGATTTCGGTTGCCTTATACGAACAGGTTTCGGAAGAAAAAAATATCTATATCATGATTGCTGCAATTGTAGTTTTCATGTTCGGAATGATGCAGCTTAGTGCTAAGACACCAAGTAAAAATAACGATAAAGAAGAGTAGGATGCTGGTAAAAGGAGATAAGGTTTCTGTACTTGATGAAGCCATAAACGGAACGGTAATTTCGGTGAAAAATAATGAGATTTTGATTGAAACTGAGGATGGATTTATGATGACATTTTTAGTCAATGAATTAATTAAGATTCAAGAAACCAGTGATTTAATGAATTCTATTAAAAGAATTGATTTAGATGAAATTTCCAAAGAGAAAACAGAACCAAAACCGAGAAGTTTTGTAAAAGAAAAGAAAGATAAACGCGATTTTGGTGTTCCGGAATTCGATTTACATATCGAAAAATTGGTTCCTAATAAACGTGGAATGTCCAACTATGATATTTTGACGTTGCAGACTGAAACGGCAAAAAGGCATATCGAATTTGCGATTAGAAATCGCATTCCGAAAATCGTTTTTATTCATGGTGTGGGAGAAGGAATTTTGAAAGCGGAACTTGATTTTTTATTGGGCCGCTATGATGGAATTGATTTCCAGGATGCCAATTATCAGAAATATGGACTTGGAGCAACCGAAATTTATATCAGGCAAAACAATAAATAAAACCACTTTTTTTAAGCCAAAAGATGAATTGCAAAGCATAAAAAAAACGTCTATTTTTTGAAAAGATTTATATTTAAATCAAGACAAAAAACAGACGTTTTTTTGTAAGAATTATTTTTTATAATAAATATGCTTTTAGTTGGTTGCTTGTCTTTCAATTTTTCCAAGAACGAAACTGCTTCCAAGTTTAAAACTACTTTTGCCTTTTGTTAAAATTACATTTTTAAGCACAATGGTGTGGGTGTACACTTGACCTAATGCATTAGGTGATACAGTGGTGGTTACTTCAATAATTCCGCTTGTGTTAGCTATACCCAGCTGGCCTGTCCATGTTTCATCAATTGCAGGAGAACTTGGTTGTACTTTAGCACAAATGAAAGCAGGTGTAATAGATCCAGTTTCTGCTAATGCAGTTCTATAAAATACTTTGTTTTGCGTTGCCGTTATTAAACTTGTGCGTGGCTGATTACTAGCTGTTACTTCGTTGACAAGTAGCGCAGGATCAATATCATCAATTGATAAGTAGAATGTGTTGTTGTAGTTGTATACTCTAGCAACTTCATCGCATTCATAAGCCGAACCATTTGGATTGGTTTTGAAAGTCAAATCAGCTTTAGTTATATTCGTGTTGTATGTTCCGAACTTAAATTCTGCTTCAGTTTGGTTTCCGGCTGGTTTTGCAAATGTTATATTTCTAAAAATAATACTATGTTCGTAACCTCTTATTCTTGTGCTTCCGTCAGTTGCACTTGTATCTACTAGCTGAGTTGTTGCGATTTCAATCAAACCTTCAACGGCATTCCATTCTTCAGTTACTTTTGGAGTGGTAGGAGGTATTGCGCCACAAATATTATCTTTTGCTACAGTTCCATCATAAGCTCTATAAACTACACGGTATGATCCTTTTCCATTTGCGTCAATAGTATACGTGTAAGTTCCTTGATCATTAATGATTGCTCCCTGAGGCAATTGAAGCAAAAGCGCTTCCTGAGATTTTAGTTTATAAATTAAAGTATTTGTTAACGGATCGCAGGCTGACGATTCCTTTACATCAGCAAAATCTATTTCGTCTACAGTCAAATCTCCATCATCGCATCCATTCAAGAAAAGAGCAAATAATAGGAGGGCAGCATATTTTTTCATCGTAAAATTTATTTGGGTCAAAAATAGTGAAAAAATTGCCAAATGATATTTAAGATTTGACAATTGATATTTCTTAACTTTGAAGCAATGAAAAAAGTATATCTAGATAATGCCTCAACAACTGCCATGCGTCCTGAAGTAATTCAGGAAATGACAAAAATAATGCTTGAGGATTACGGAAACCCATCGTCTACACACAGCTTCGGTCGAAACGGTAAGACCATATTAGAACTTTCTAGAAAAAGCATAGCAAAACACTTAAATTGCACTGCTCAAGAAATAATTTTTACGTCTGGCGGAACTGAAGCCGACAACTGGATTTTGCGCTCTGCCGTTGAAGACTTGAAGGTGGAGAGAATTATTACTTCAAAAGTTGAACATCATGCTGTTTTGCATACTGTTTGGGCGCTTCAGGAAGAATACAATATTCAAGTTGATTATGTTAAGGTAAATGCAGACGGTAGTTTAGACCTTACACATTTGTCTAATTTATTGGCTGAAGAAAAAAAGACTTTGGTTAGTTTAATGCATGTCAATAACGAAACGGGGACAATTTTAGATTTAGATCGTGTAAGTTTGATTTGCAAGCAGTATAGCGCTTTATTTCATTCAGATACAGTTCAGTCTATTGGGAAAACGGAAATCGATCTGCAAAAGACTCCTATTGATTTTATTTTGGCGAGTGCACATAAGTTTCATGGGCCAAAAGGCATCGGATTTGCTTTTATTCGAAAAAATTCTGGTTTACAGCCTTTACTTTTTGGAGGAGAACAAGAAAAAGGTCTTCGTGCAGGAACCGAAGCGGTACATCAAATTGCTGGAATGGCAAAAGCTTTGTCTATTTCGTATGAAAAATTAGAAGAAGAAAGGCTTTATATTTTAGGTTTAAAAAATTATCTAATAGAACAATTAGAAATTCATTTTCCAAATTTTAGGATTAACGGAAAAAAAGAAGATTTCTATAATATTATCAATATCATTCTGCCTTTTTCATCAGATAAAACTTCGATGCTACTTTTTAGTTTAGATATGAAAGGAATTGCAGTGTCTAGAGGAAGCGCTTGCCAGTCTGGAAGTATTAAACCTTCGCACGTTTTAAACGAAATGCTTTCGGAGACCGATTTAAAATTGCCAAATCTCCGAATTTCATTTAGTCATTATAATACCAAAGAAGATATCGATTGGTTGATTGAGAGTTTGAAAACGGTATAAGTTGCTAAGATGTTAAGGTTCTGAGATTCTAAGTTTCTTTTCGCGGAGTGAGCTAAGAATTACGCAAAGGTCACTAAGATTTTTTAGAGCCATTAAAATGGAAAAGTTCGCAAAGCTTGTTTTGATAAAGCTTTGCGAACTTTTTTAAACTCTATTCAGATTCTCAATAATAACTTTTTTGCGGCCTTTTCGGTAAAAACTACACTCAAAGTTTTTTCAAAAACTTGAAACCTGAAACTTGAAACCTGAAACTTGAAACCTGAAACTTGAAACAAAAAACTATTTGCGAATTACTTTTACCTGAGAATCTTTGGTTAGTTTAATTATCGTAGACGATTTCCCGTTTATTTTGTCTTGGTTTAATTTTACAACATAATCAACACCGTTAATAATTTCTGGACTAATGTCCTTAAAAGCTATTGGTGTTGGTTGTCCAGAAATATTAGCAGAAGTAGAAACCAAAGGTTTTTTCATTCTCTCCATCAATTTGTAGCAGAAAGGTTCTTTTACCAATCTAACACCTAGTGATTTATCTGCAGCAATAATATTTGAAGCAACGTTTCTGGCATCATCAAGAATTAAAGTAGTTGGTTTCTCCGATAAATCCCAGATTTGCCATGCAACTTCAGGAATGTCTTTAAATACATTATACAACATCTTTTCGCCATTCATTAAAACAATCATGCTTTGTGTTTCTGCACGCTGTTTTAATTTATAGATTTTAGCAACAGCTTCTGGGTTCGTAGCGTCGCAGCCAATTCCCCAAACTGTATCTGTTGGATACAAAATGATGCCGCCTTCCTTAATTACTTCGTATGCGTTGATTATTTCTTCGTTCATTATAAATGGAATATGTAAAGTGCAAAATTAATTTTTTTATTTGGTAAAAAAATCAAATTTACTTTGCAATAATTAAGTTTTTGTAATTTATAAGATTATTTTTGCTGTTAAAGTTAGAATGTCCAAATAGCAAAAAATCCAAATTGTAAGCAGTTTTGCTTTCACCAAAAACCGTATGAATAAAGTATTAGCAAAAGTAGTTATTCCTGTATACAAGGAATATTTTGGAGAATTAGAAGAAAAATCATTTTTGCAAGGCTGCAGAATCTTAAAAGATTATGAAATTGTAATTGTGCATCCAGAAGGGTTAAATTGTTCTTATTTGACTGAAAAATGCAAGAATTTAACTTTCAAAAGTTTTTCTAAACATCATTTTGCTACTATAGATGGTTATAATGAGCTTTTGCTATTGCCAGAATTTTACGAGCCTTTTTTAGACTCAGAATATATGTTGATTTATCAGCTCGATGCATTCGTTTTTAGAAATGAATTAGCAGAATGGTGCCAGAAAGGTTACGATTATATTGGTGCTCCTTGGATTGCAACTCCTGTAGATACTTTCGGAAAGAAAATATTGAACGCAATTACTAAAAATTTCAGATCGGCAAAGAAAAAAGAGCGCGAACAGATTTTTTATAAAGTTGGTAATGGCGGATTTTCATTGCGTAAAGTGGCTTCGCATTTTGCTATTGCAAAAGAAAAAAGTCAATTTATATCAGACTTTTTAAAAGCAGATAAAAAGCCAATTTATGCTACAGAGGACGTTTTTTGGTCTTTAAAGGCTCCCGAATTTGATTCAAATTTTAGAATTCCAGATTATAAAGAAGGTGTACTTTTTGCTATAGATAGAAAACCAGAAATTGCTATGAAAATAGCAGGAAATAAGCTTCCTTTTGGTTGCCATGCCATTAACAAACCTAAAGTGAATAAGTTCTGGAAACCAATTTTAGATCAATATTAATTTAAGCTTTTGTAAAAATCATAATAGTTTTTTTGCAATATACTGAGATTATGATTTTGATTAACGAGCTGAAAAGCATTAGTTTTTATTTTTTCCTGTAAAGCTATGTTGTTTATAATTTTTAGTACGCTATTAGATAACGTTTCGGTGTCTTTTAAATCGGCTAGAAATCCCGTTTCTCCGTTTGTAATAACTTCTGGTGTTCCACCGGCTTTAGTGCATACAACAGGAATTTTACAGGCAAAAGCTTCATAAATTGTTAATGGAAGCCCTTCAGTTATAGAAGTTAATAGAAAAACATTAAATTCTGGAAGTAAATCGGCAGTATTACGATATCCAGTAAAAAATAAATCATGCTCTAAATCATTTGTGATAGCATAATTTAGTAGCTCTTCTTTAAGAGGGCCATCTCCGATTACAATGAATTTTATGGAATCAGAAGTATTGGTTTTTAGCTTAATTAATTTAGCGGTGTCTATAAAAGTGTGTATGTCTTTTTGACTTGTAAGAGCGGCTATATTTCCCACTATTTTGGTTTCTGGGGCAAAATTAAATTCTTTATGAAGAAGATTTTGATTGGTTTGTTGAGCAAATTTTTCAACATCGATAGCGTCATAAATTGTTATAAGACGGCTTTTGTCTACAATTTTTTCGAAAATAGCTTCAACAGCCTTAGAAACACATATAATTTTATGAATTCTAGAGTGTGAATATTTATATCTGTTTAAAAATTTGTCTTTAATTTTATTGTTTCTTTTTCTGCTAAATATTAAAGTAATTGATTTATTTAAAAATTTTAAAGCAATAAGCGCAGCAGTTAACGAAGAGGAATCATGTATATGCAATACGGTTATTGATTCTTTTTTGCAAATCTTAATGATAGCTAAAATAAGACTAAATAATTTGAATCGATTTGTTTTATAAGTAAAAAAAATAGCATTGTCATTTTTGCAGATGGCCGCTAAAACAGCATTATCTGGACATAAAATATATTGTTTTAGATCAGTTTTATCAGCTAATAGTTTGTAGATTGTATACATTTGCGAATCGCCGCCTCGAAACTCACTCATCGAGGTAACATTTAATATTTTCATTATTTTAAATTTTCGCAAATATATAAGAAAAGGACTACTTTTTAAAAATATTCTTCCCTTTTTTTATTTCTATGAAAGCATTTAGCTATTTTTGAATTTTAAAAGTATAGAGACCCATTATGTCATTTGAAATAAGTAAAAAATTTAAGTCCGAAGAAAACTCAATACAACAAATTATCAGCAGTTTTGACTCTTCTGGTGAACTTTTTGGAAATGGAGATCGAAATAAAATAAAATTATTTGATCTAAATGGGAAGATTGTAAATGTGAAATCTTTCAAGATTCCTCATTTTATTAATAAAATAGCATATAAATATTTTAGAAAATCAAAAGCTAAAAGATCTTTCGAATATGCAAATAAGCTTATGGAATTAGGTATTGGAACACCAGAACCTATCGCATTTGTAGAATTTTCGTCTTTATTAGGTTTAGAAAATAGTTATTATGTAAGTGAGCATCTTTTGTGTGACTTGACCTATAGGGAGCTTGTAGAAGTGCCTGATTATCCAGATCGTGATAATATTCTAAGACAATTTACCAAATTCAGTTTTGATCTTCATGAAAAAGGAATCGAATTTTTAGATCATTCGCCAGGAAATACTTTAATAAAAAAGAATGCCAACGGAAATTATGATTTCTTTCTGGTCGATTTGAACAGAATGGAATTTCACAATGAAATGTCTTTTGAAACGCGTATGAAAAACTTATGCCGTTTGACTCCATTAAAAGAAATGGTAGCGACAATGAGTAACGAATATGCTAAATATTATAACGAACCTGAAGAGAAGATTTTCAATACTTTATGGAAAGATACTTCAGATTTTCAAGAGAAGTTTTATCGAAAAAAACGCCTGAAAAAGAAACTTAAATTCTGGAAGAAGTAATTCTTCTTAGTTCTTTATAGCGAACAAAAACGCTGTACGCATTCAGATAACAGATTGTTACACCTTTTCCTCCGTCCAGAAAACCAAATCGGATTATAAATTGGTACAAAAAAGTGTATAGAGGATGAAGAAATAGCAATAGGAAATAAGGTTTTATCCCTTTAGCAAATTTTTCATTGGCTTTAAGAATTCCATAATTGTACATTTTCGATTTATAATCCTCATAAGAAGAGTAAGAGAAATGTATAATTTTATTTTTTAAAGTAGAGATTGGTCCGTTTACAATCAGTTTTTCGTGAACGGTTCTTTCTTCGTTATACCTGCATTTTGATTTGTTAAAAAGCCTAAAAATCTTGTCGGTTTGCCAGCCGCTGAAGTTTAGCTGACGCTCCTTAAACATAAAAATACGATAGATAAAATAAGCGCTTGCTGCGTTTTCAGAATTAATTGCAGTAACGATTTCAGATTTTAAATCGGGTGTTAATCTTTCGTCAGCATCAATAAATAAGATCCACGAGTTTTTGGCTTGATCTAAGGCAAAATTTCGTTGAGAGGTATAATCAATAAATGGATTCTGAATTAATTTTACGTTTTTAAAAGACTCGACAATAGGTACCGTTTTATCGGTACTGTAAGAATCAACAACAATTATTTCATCTGCAAAATCAATGTCTTCAAGAAGTGATTTTATATGATGTTCTTCATTAAGCGTAATAATCAATACTGATAATTTTTGCTTTTCATTATTCATTGGTGATGCTTTGCTTTTTCAATTTTTATACTCCTGAAAATAAGTCTCTAATTTTTTAAGCATAAGTTCCAACGGATATTCAGCATAATATTCAAAAGTGTGTTCTTTTATGTATTGTTCGGTGTGCTTCTCGTAAATCTCAGGTTTTAAGTCCTTTAAATGAATTGAAGCATTTTTTGCTTCATTCTCAAACAACTGCCAAGTTTCTTTTCTAACAGAAGGAGTGAAAATAGAGAAAGTTGGTATTTCTAGTGCTTTGGCCATATTTACAGCTCCTCCCTCGTTGCCTATTAACATTTCGCATTGAGAAAGTATTGCTAAAAACTGACGTAAATCTGTAGCGTACAAATCGAAAACAATATGCTTTTTTGTTTCTTCAGAACAATGGTTATAAACCTCCAAAGCTTCCTCTTTCTGGTTCGGAATATAATTAAAGAGAATAGTAGCGTTTGTTTTTGCTACAGTAAAATCAATAATTTTTGCCATTCCGTCAAGCGGATAGGTTTTGTAGTGCTCACTTCCTAAAATTCCGAACATAATTAGAGGTTTTTGAGGATCAATATTGTAGCTGTTTAAAATGCTTTTTGCTTCTGCAATTTCAGATTCTTTTAAAAAGATTTTTGGTTTTACATTCGTTATCTTTTCAGTAAAAAAAGGTTTAAGGAGCAATAACCTGTTTTCAATGGCCAAGCCATATTCTGATTTTATGGCATCAAAACGTTCGTAACTATAATTGTAAAAGATATTAGAATACCATTTATGATACGAAACTTTATATTTTGCTCCAGAAAAAAACGTAATTAAGCTAGTTCCTAATTTGCTGTAAACGTCTATTACGGCATCATATTTTTTTCTTCGAATCTCAAAAATGAATTTGATGAATCCAAAAGTCGATTTTCGGATTTTATTAGTCACCGGAATAATGTTATCGATATTCGGATTTTCTTTTAGAACATCAATCGAATTTGGATAACACATATAGTCAATTGTAGAGTCAGGAAACTTGCTTTTCAAGTTATTACAAATAATTGTGCTTGTTAAAACGTCTCCAATTCTTTTTTGTTGGATAACTAATATTTTCATCTAGTTTTTTATTCAATTTGAAAGCTAAAGTACAAACTATTTTATGAAGTGCACAAGTGATGACGGTAATAAGATTAAACTAAATTAAAAAGTTATATTTTTGTGGTCAACAAATTAAAAATTATAATGGGAATTAGCGGTTTGGTTATTACTTTCAATGAAGAAAAAAACATTGGGAAATGTATAGATGCCTTATTTAAAGTTTGTGATGAAGTTATTATTGTAGACTCTTTTAGTAAAGATCGTACAGTGGAAATAGCTAAAGAAAAAGGAGCCCAAGTTGTTCAGCAGGCATTTTTAGGAGATGGCCCGCAGCGTACGTATGGTTTGCCTTTTTGTAAAAACGACTGGATTTTAAATCTTGATGCAGATGAATTTTTAGATAAAGATGCTGAAGATTTTATTCTAAAGAAAAAATATTTGGAAGGAAATTACGATGCTATGAGTTTTAGAGTAAAAAACTTTTTGGCCGATAAATTAATTGATTTTTCAGGATGGTATCCAGATCATAAAGTTCGTTTTTTTAATAAACAGACTGCTCATCCTTCAGATTCTAAGGTACATCAGAAAATTGTAGCACAAAACGAGAAAAAGGTTGCCGTACACATTTTACATTATGGCTGGGATTCTCTCGATCAGATTATTGCTAAAAAGAATCAATATTCTGGATGGCATGCGCAGCAATTATATGATCAAGGAAAGCGAATTAATGCCTTTAAACCTGTTTTGAACGGAACTGTAGCTTTTGTTCGATGCTATTTCTTTAAAAAAGGAATCTTCAACGGTCTGGACGGATTGACAATCGCAATGATTCAGGCTTTTTTCTCTTATATGAAATATGCTAAACTTATTAAACTTCAAAAAAATAAATAATAAAAAAAAATCCAAATTCCAGTAATAATCAATTGGAATTTGGATTTTAAGTATTTAGACCTTTTAAAGCTTATACCGCAACATCGTATTCACGAAGTGCATTGTTTAAAGAAGTTTTTAAATCTGTAGATGGCTTACGAGTACCAATAATTAAAGCGCAAGGAACTTGAAATTCTCCTGCAGCGAATTTTTTAGTGTAGCTTCCTGGGATTACTACAGAACGAGCAGGTACATAACCTTTCATTTCAACTGGCTCATCACCTGTAACATCGATAATTTTTGTAGATGCTGTCAAACATACGTTAGCTCCAAGAACTGCTTCTTTACCAACGTGAACACCTTCAACAACGATACAACGAGAACCGATAAAAGCACCGTCTTCGATAATAACTGGAGCAGCTTGTAATGGTTCAAGAACACCACCAATACCAACACCACCACTTAAGTGTACGTTTTTACCAATTTGAGCACAGCTTCCTACAGTTGCCCAAGTATCAACCATTGTTCCTTCGTCTACATAAGCACCAATGTTTACGTAACTTGGCATTAAGATTACACCGCTTGAGATGTAAGCTCCATAACGAGCAACCGCGTTTGGTACCACACGAATTCCTTTTTCAGCATAATTTCTTTTTAGCAACATTTTGTCGTGGTACTCAAAAATACCAGATTCCCATGTTTCCATTTTTTGAATCGGGAAATACATTACAACGGCTTTCTTAACCCATTCGTTTACCTGCCATTTGTCACCAACTGGTTCAGCAACACGTAATTTTCCAGCGTCTACTAATTCGATAACTTCTCTAATAGCATCAGTTGTGGCGGTTTCTTGTAATAAAGCTCTATTTTCCCAAGCTTGTTCAATTATAGTCTGTAAAGAATTCATACGTTTAATTTTTTGGCAAAGATAAGGTATTTGTAGAAATGCAAAAAAGTAAAACGGTTTGAAAATGTTACAGATTTAACTTTTTGTTTCTTATTTGTAAGGTTAATGAAACGACATGTATTTTTTACTAATACCGCTACCGCTAGAAGTTTTTTTTATATCAAAATATGACAAAAGTCAGGGTTTCTGCTTTTTCTTCGCTTTAATTTCGCAGTGTTGATCAACAATTCCATTCCATAAATAAATCATATAAGCAGTAAAATATGAATCAAGAAAATCACCTTCAAAACAGAGTAATCATTGACAAAGAAGTAAGCTGGGATAAGACTCAGGTTATTATGAGTAAAACAAATGCTTATGGTATTATCGAATATGCCAACGAAGTGTTTGTAGATGTATGTGGCTACGAAGACTATGAATTAATGGGGCAACCTCATAATATCATACGTCACCCGGATATGCCAAAAGTAATCTTTAAAGTGCTTTGGGAAAATCTTAAAAACGGGAAAAACTTTCACGCTATTGTAAAAAACCTTGCAAAGTCTGGAAGATACTATTGGGTAATTACCGATTTTGAAATCGCCCGCGACGAAAACGACGTTATTGTAAATTATTTCGGAAGAAGACAAGCTGTACCGCAGGAAGTTATTGCGATGCATATTGAACCTCTTTACAAAAAGTTATTGCAGATTGAAGCTGCAAGCGGAGTTGAATTTAGCGAAAAGTATTTAATAGGTTTCTTAGAGGAGAAAAAGAGAACGTATGTTGAGTATATCAAGGAGCTGATTTACGAACACGAAAAGTCACAATCTAAGTTTGCTAATTACAGTGAAGAAGAGGATGCAGGAGAGGAAGAAGAACATAGAGGTTTTTTCGGCCGATTGTTCGGAAGATAAATTGAGTTATTTTTTAGGTTTGAATATTTGGATAAAAGTCCGTCTTGAGTTTTCGAGGCGGCTTTTTGTTTTAAGTTTAATTTAAAAAACATGAATTTAAAAGGTTTATATTTGTATTGTAAAACGAAAGTATTATGGAAGCGATTAGATTAGAATTTCAACCAGAAATCAGAGAGAAAGTACTTAAGTTGTTAAGTGAATTTTCTCCTAGTGAATTGACAATTATTGAAGAAGATTCTGATTTTGAAAATGATAAAAGAAAGGTGCGTGCAGCTTATGCTAAATTAAAAAGTGGTAATGAAAAATTGTATTCAGTAGATGAAGTAGATTCAATTTTAGATAATACATTTTCGGAATATGACAATTAAAATTTCGAATGAATTTTTGGAATTATTAAAGGAACAAGTTCGTTATATTTATAAAGATAAACCTAGAGCAGCGTTAAAGTTTAGGAAAGATTTACTTAGAAATATTAAAAAAGATTTAAAACATCCTTTTCTCTTTAAAAAATCAAAATATTTTGACGATGAAAATATTAGGGATTATGTTTTTAAAGGATATGTTTGTGTTTATGAAGTTGATATTAAAGAGGATAATGTTTATATCTTTGGATTTATAAAGTATAGAGAAACTCTTTAAAAAATAAAGCTTTTTCTTTTACTTTTGCTAAAAATTAAAACCATGCCAAGAATCCTTTCAATAGATTACGGACAAAAACGCACAGGAATTGCGGTTACAGACGAAATGCAGATTATTGCTTCGGGCTTAACTACAATACCGACTCATACCTTGATTGACTTTTTGAAGGATTATTTTGCAAAAGAAAAAGTCGAAGCGGTTTTGATTGGTGAGCCTAAACAAATGAACGGTCTTCCGTCTGAAAGTGCTTCTGTAATTAATGGTTTTGCAACCCATTTTTCGAATATTTTCCCAGAGATGAAAGTAATTCGTGTTGATGAGCGTTTTACTTCAAAAATGGCATTTCAAACCATGATCGACAGCGGTTTAAGTAAAAAGCAACGCCAAAACAAAAGTTTGATAGATGAAATTTCTGCTACAATTCTACTTCAAGATTATCTTTCCGCAAAAAAAT
The Flavobacterium humidisoli DNA segment above includes these coding regions:
- a CDS encoding PAS domain-containing protein, with protein sequence MNQENHLQNRVIIDKEVSWDKTQVIMSKTNAYGIIEYANEVFVDVCGYEDYELMGQPHNIIRHPDMPKVIFKVLWENLKNGKNFHAIVKNLAKSGRYYWVITDFEIARDENDVIVNYFGRRQAVPQEVIAMHIEPLYKKLLQIEAASGVEFSEKYLIGFLEEKKRTYVEYIKELIYEHEKSQSKFANYSEEEDAGEEEEHRGFFGRLFGR
- a CDS encoding type II toxin-antitoxin system RelE/ParE family toxin, producing MTIKISNEFLELLKEQVRYIYKDKPRAALKFRKDLLRNIKKDLKHPFLFKKSKYFDDENIRDYVFKGYVCVYEVDIKEDNVYIFGFIKYRETL
- the ruvX gene encoding Holliday junction resolvase RuvX, giving the protein MPRILSIDYGQKRTGIAVTDEMQIIASGLTTIPTHTLIDFLKDYFAKEKVEAVLIGEPKQMNGLPSESASVINGFATHFSNIFPEMKVIRVDERFTSKMAFQTMIDSGLSKKQRQNKSLIDEISATILLQDYLSAKK
- a CDS encoding 2,3,4,5-tetrahydropyridine-2,6-dicarboxylate N-succinyltransferase: MNSLQTIIEQAWENRALLQETATTDAIREVIELVDAGKLRVAEPVGDKWQVNEWVKKAVVMYFPIQKMETWESGIFEYHDKMLLKRNYAEKGIRVVPNAVARYGAYISSGVILMPSYVNIGAYVDEGTMVDTWATVGSCAQIGKNVHLSGGVGIGGVLEPLQAAPVIIEDGAFIGSRCIVVEGVHVGKEAVLGANVCLTASTKIIDVTGDEPVEMKGYVPARSVVIPGSYTKKFAAGEFQVPCALIIGTRKPSTDLKTSLNNALREYDVAV